One part of the Saccharomyces mikatae IFO 1815 strain IFO1815 genome assembly, chromosome: 1 genome encodes these proteins:
- the SWH1 gene encoding oxysterol-binding protein related protein SWH1 (similar to Saccharomyces cerevisiae OSH2 (YDL019C) and SWH1 (YAR042W); ancestral locus Anc_3.175): MEQPDLSSVAISKPLLKLKLLDALRQGSFPNLKDLLQKQFQPLDDPNVQQVLHLMLHYAVQVAPMATIRDIVHHWVATDPTFLNVHLDLNEQDPNGNTPLHIAAYQSRGDIVAFLLDQPTINDCVLNNSHLQAIEMCKNLNIAQMMQVKRSTYVAETAQEFRTAFNNRDFGHLESILSSPRNAELLDINGMDPETGDTVLHEFVKKRDVIMCRWLLEHGADPFKRDRKGKLPIDLVRKVNENDTATNTKIAIDIELRKLLERATREQSVIDVTNNNLHEAPTYKGYLKKWTNFAQGYKLRWFILSSDGKLSYYIDQADTKNACRGSLNMSSCSLHLDSSEKLKFEIIGGNNGVIRWHLKGNHPIETNRWVWAIQGAIRYAKDREILLHNGTYSPSLALSHGLSPKVPNPENLHATPKRLTKSPHLSKSTLTQNTENDDDDDDNNNDKNISNNNNNNNNNNKDDDDRDNDDKSLVDPLPLISSRSQSLSDINSGPHSRKSTVSFAGVDLPLDDERYSDDDSDDDGNSSFTVENDGDEDLNAIYGPYLQKLHMLQRSISIELASLNELLQDKQQHDEYWNTVNTSIGTVSEFFDKLNRLTSQREKRMIAQMTKQRDVNNVWIQSVKDLEMELVDKDEKLVALDKERKNLKKMLQKKLNSQPQLEIESNEDSGDDNSMMKGSQESTNTLEEIVKFIEATKESDEDSDADEFFDAEEAASDEKAIESENLPTNERTKTNETPQDEAAEAESLIVISSPQVEKKNQLLKEGSYVGYEDPMRIKLALDEDNRPKIGLWSVLKSMVGQDLTKLTLPVSFNEPTSLLQRVSEDIEYSHILDQAATFEDSSLRTLYVAAFTASMYASTTNRVSKPFNPLLGETFEYARTDGQYRFFTEQVSHHPPISATWTESPKWDFYGECNVDSSFNGRTFAVQHLGLWYITIRPDHNSNIPEETYSWKKPNNTVIGILMGKPQVDNSGDVKVTNHTTGDYCMLHYKAHGWTSAGAYEVRGEVFNSNGEKVWVLGGHWNDSIYGKKVTARGGELTLDRIKTANSAMGGPKLDGSKFLIWKANERPSVPFNLTSFALTLNALPPHLLPYLAPTDSRLRPDQRAMENGEYDKAAEEKHRVEVKQRTAKKEREQRGEEYRPRWFVQEEHPITKSLYWKYNGEYWMKRKNHDFGDCVDIF; the protein is encoded by the coding sequence ATGGAACAACCGGACCTCTCATCCGTGGCTATCAGTAAGCCGCTGCTGAAGTTGAAACTTCTCGACGCCCTGCGCCAGGGCAGTTTCCCTAACTTGAAAGATCTCCTACAAAAGCAATTCCAGCCACTAGACGACCCAAACGTCCAACAAGTGCTCCATCTCATGCTGCACTACGCCGTACAAGTCGCCCCCATGGCGACAATAAGGGATATCGTCCACCACTGGGTCGCGACAGATCCTACTTTCTTGAACGTCCATCTCGATCTAAACGAACAAGACCCTAATGGCAACACTCCACTGCACATCGCCGCCTACCAGTCTCGCGGTGACATCGTGGCTTTCCTCCTAGACCAGCCCACCATCAACGACTGCGTGCTCAATAACTCCCACTTGCAGGCCATCGAGATGTGCAAGAACCTAAACATCGCGCAGATGATGCAGGTGAAGCGCTCCACCTACGTCGCAGAGACGGCCCAGGAGTTCAGGACAGCCTTCAACAACAGAGACTTCGGTCACCTAGAGTCCATTCTCTCCAGCCCTCGAAACGCAGAACTGCTCGACATCAATGGCATGGACCCAGAAACCGGCGACACCGTCCTGCACGAATTCGTCAAGAAAAGAGACGTCATCATGTGCCGTTGGTTGCTCGAACACGGCGCCGACCCGTTCAAGAGAGATCGCAAGGGCAAACTGCCCATCGACCTCGTCAGGAAAGTCAACGAAAACGACACCGCCACCAACACCAAGATCGCTATCGACATCGAACTAAGAAAACTGCTGGAAAGGGCCACCAGGGAACAAAGCGTCATTGACGTCACAAACAACAACTTGCACGAGGCCCCCACTTACAAGGGctacttgaaaaaatggacCAATTTCGCTCAAGGATACAAGTTGCGTTGGTTCATCCTCAGTAGCGATGGCAAACTGTCGTACTACATCGATCAGGCTGACACCAAGAACGCCTGTAGAGGCTCACTAAACATGTCTTCGTGCTCCTTGCATTTGGATTCGTCtgaaaagttgaaattCGAAATCATCGGCGGTAACAACGGTGTTATTAGGTGGCATTTGAAGGGGAATCATCCTATCGAGACAAACAGATGGGTTTGGGCCATCCAGGGAGCCATAAGATACGCAAAGGACAGAGAAATTTTGCTACACAATGGCACCTATTCTCCCTCGTTGGCATTGAGCCATGGCTTGTCGCCCAAGGTGCCCAATCCAGAAAACTTGCATGCAACCCCAAAACGTTTGACCAAGAGCCCGCATCTCTCCAAATCCACACTGACACAAAACACTGAgaacgatgatgatgatgacgataataataatgacaaGAATATTagtaacaacaacaacaataataataataataacaaagatgatgatgatagaGACAATGATGACAAATCTCTCGTCGACCCATTGCCCTTGATTTCATCTAGAAGCCAAAGCTTAAGCGATATCAATTCCGGTCCGCATTCCAGAAAGTCCACAGTTTCATTTGCAGGGGTTGATTTACCATTGGATGATGAGCGCTATTCGGACGATGATTCTGACGACGACGGAAACTCTTCCTTTACGGTAGAAAACGATGGCGATGAGGATTTAAACGCCATATACGGACCGTACCTCCAAAAACTACATATGCTACAAAGATCTATTTCAATCGAGTTGGCATCATTGAACGAACTCCTGCAAGATAAACAACAGCATGACGAATATTGGAACACAGTTAACACGTCTATCGGAACCGTCAGCGAGTTTTTCGACAAACTAAATCGTTTAACCTCTCaaagggaaaaaagaatgattGCACAGATGACCAAACAACGCGATGTCAATAACGTCTGGATTCAATCAGTGAAAGATCTGGAAATGGAATTGGTcgataaagatgaaaaattggttGCTTTGGATAAAGAACgcaaaaacttgaaaaaaatgctgcaaaaaaaactgaacAGTCAACCCCAACTCGAAATCGAGTCCAATGAAGATTCTGGCGATGATAATTCAATGATGAAGGGGTCTCAAGAATCAACAAATACccttgaagaaattgtaaaATTCATTGAAGCCACAAAGGAAAGTGACGAAGATTCAGACGCTGACGAATTCTTCGACGCAGAAGAAGCTGCTTCTGACGAAAAGGCAATAGAATCGGAAAACCTGCCCACAAATGAGAGAACTAAGACAAATGAAACACCACAAGATGAAGCGGCAGAAGCCGAAAGCCTCATTGTAATCAGTTCTCCACAagtagaaaagaaaaaccaacttttgaaagaggGGTCATATGTTGGATATGAAGATCCAATGAGAATCAAGCTGGCTTTGGATGAAGACAACCGTCCCAAGATTGGTCTTTGGTCTGTTTTAAAATCTATGGTTGGCCAAGATCTGACCAAACTAACTCTGCCAGTATCGTTCAATGAACCAACATCCCTATTACAAAGGGTTTCCGAAGATATCGAATATTCTCATATCCTTGACCAAGCTGCCACTTTTGAAGACTCATCTTTAAGAACGCTATATGTAGCTGCCTTCACTGCATCAATGTACGCATCTACAACGAATAGGGTTTCTAAACCATTTAATCCCTTGCTCGgagaaacttttgaatATGCCAGGACTGATGGCCAATATCGATTTTTCACCGAACAAGTTTCCCACCATCCACCTATATCTGCTACTTGGACAGAATCCCCCAAATGGGATTTCTACGGTGAGTGTAATGTTGATTCATCATTCAATGGACGTACGTTTGCCGTACAGCATTTAGGATTGTGGTATATTACTATTCGTCCTGATCATAATAGCAATATTCCCGAGGAAACTTACTCCTGGAAAAAACCAAACAATACTGTTATTGGTATTTTGATGGGAAAACCACAAGTTGACAACAGTGGGGACGTCAAAGTTACAAATCATACCACAGGTGACTATTGTATGTTGCATTACAAGGCCCACGGTTGGACCTCGGCCGGTGCATATGAAGTCAGAGGTGAAGTATTCAATAGCAATGGTGAAAAAGTATGGGTTCTTGGTGGACATTGGAATGATTCCATCTACGGGAAAAAAGTGACTGCTAGAGGTGGGGAGTTGACTTTGGACAGAATAAAAACGGCAAATTCTGCTATGGGAGGACCAAAGTTAGATGGttctaaatttttaatttggAAAGCGAATGAAAGACCTTCTGTGCCATTTAATTTAACATCATTTGCATTAACCTTAAATGCTTTGCCTCCCCACTTGTTGCCATATTTGGCACCCACAGATAGTCGTTTGAGGCCTGATCAAAGAGCTATGGAAAATGGTGAGTACGATAAGGCTGCAGAGGAAAAGCACCGTGTAGAAGTGAAGCAAAGGACTGCAAAAAAGGAACGTGAACAAAGAGGAGAAGAATACAGGCCTAGATGGTTTGTCCAAGAAGAACACCCGATCACCAAGAGTTTATATTGGAAATATAATGGTGAGTACTGgatgaagagaaagaacCATGATTTCGGGGATTGTGTTGATATCTTCTAA